Proteins encoded within one genomic window of Microbacterium sp. LKL04:
- a CDS encoding DUF3072 domain-containing protein, which produces MTDQSSSPENDPADEPEMLGGPSGDTAVKDPDEWVTGDEPMTGAQRSYLDTLAREAGEEIPANLTKAEASEHIDRLQQATGRGASN; this is translated from the coding sequence ATGACTGATCAGAGCAGCTCCCCCGAGAACGACCCTGCCGACGAGCCCGAGATGCTGGGCGGCCCCAGCGGTGACACCGCGGTGAAGGACCCTGACGAGTGGGTCACCGGCGACGAGCCGATGACGGGCGCGCAGCGAAGCTACCTCGACACCCTCGCGCGCGAGGCAGGGGAGGAGATCCCCGCGAACCTGACGAAGGCAGAGGCCTCCGAGCACATCGATCGCCTGCAGCAGGCGACCGGCCGCGGCGCCTCGAACTGA
- the treS gene encoding maltose alpha-D-glucosyltransferase, translating to MARDDDRPEDLYTGPIDLAALAAAEDGDLEMPEISYDEQRYPARPRRLRPRDNLRGSSVRRIRTDPRTANGTNPSYVEWLVRQSMLKDADVLARQLSGQPTMWRNAYARPDARRAIATSDVWFTAYPISLITRPGQSFLSALGDEELWSVFERIGITAVHTGPVKRAGGIEGWGETPSVDGHFDRISTAIDATFGTEDEFRALCDVADTHGGSIIDDIVPGHTGKGADFRLAEMGFKDYPGIYHMVAIPPEDWHLLPDVPEGYDSVNLDPATEHTLAEHGYIIGALQRVIFYTPGVKETNWSATAPSIGPDGVTRRWVYLHYFKQGQPSINWLDPTFAGMRLVIGDALHSLGELGTSALRLDANGFLGVEKSAEGLPAWSEGHPLSHAANHIIAGMVRKVGGFTFQELNLTMEDIRDTGAVGADLSYDFIGRPGYHHALATGQTEFLRLALTSSLALGVAPVQLVHGLQNHDELTYELVHWATRHAEEEYGFRGDVITGADLAEVVRAELTEKLVDAGDYNRVFTQNGIACTTTSLIAATRGIPTLDDITEAEVPAIRDAHLLLSAYNAWQPGVFALSGWDLVGMLTLPGDEVADLIRVGDTRWIERGAHDLLDVDPAATRSISGMPRGRALYGPLPAQLEDPESFASKLSAILDLRREYGIATASAVDIPEVAHAGMLVLVHRLDEGMPEADAPLQVTVLNFSPEPIEGTVRSEHLTAQSDVLDAAQGEVIGRVDDLQSFSVSLPAYGARFLVLQPQVEED from the coding sequence ATGGCGCGTGACGACGACCGACCCGAGGATCTCTACACCGGACCCATCGACCTGGCGGCGCTCGCCGCGGCCGAGGACGGCGATCTCGAGATGCCCGAGATCAGCTACGACGAGCAGCGCTATCCCGCCCGTCCGCGCAGACTCCGCCCGCGCGACAACCTGCGCGGCAGCAGTGTGCGACGCATCCGCACCGACCCGCGCACCGCGAACGGCACGAACCCGTCGTACGTCGAGTGGCTGGTGCGGCAGTCGATGTTGAAGGATGCCGACGTCCTCGCCCGTCAGCTGTCCGGTCAGCCGACGATGTGGCGGAACGCCTATGCGCGCCCCGACGCGCGTCGCGCGATCGCGACCAGTGACGTGTGGTTCACCGCCTATCCGATCTCGCTCATCACGCGGCCGGGGCAGTCTTTCCTCTCGGCGCTCGGCGACGAGGAGCTCTGGTCGGTGTTCGAGCGGATCGGCATCACCGCCGTCCACACCGGCCCCGTCAAGCGCGCCGGCGGCATCGAGGGGTGGGGCGAGACGCCCAGCGTCGACGGTCACTTCGACCGCATCAGTACGGCGATCGACGCGACCTTCGGCACGGAGGACGAGTTCCGTGCCCTGTGCGACGTGGCCGACACGCACGGCGGCAGCATCATCGACGACATCGTCCCCGGCCACACCGGCAAGGGCGCGGACTTCCGCCTCGCCGAGATGGGTTTCAAGGACTACCCGGGGATCTACCACATGGTCGCGATCCCGCCCGAGGACTGGCACCTGCTGCCCGACGTCCCCGAGGGCTACGACAGCGTCAACCTCGACCCCGCGACCGAGCACACGCTCGCCGAGCACGGCTACATCATCGGCGCCCTGCAGCGCGTCATTTTCTACACGCCGGGCGTGAAGGAGACGAACTGGAGCGCCACGGCGCCCTCGATCGGCCCCGACGGCGTGACCCGACGCTGGGTGTACCTGCACTACTTCAAGCAGGGCCAGCCCTCGATCAACTGGCTCGACCCGACCTTCGCGGGCATGCGACTGGTCATCGGCGACGCGCTGCACTCCCTGGGCGAGCTCGGCACGAGCGCGCTGCGCCTCGACGCCAACGGCTTCCTCGGCGTGGAGAAGAGCGCCGAGGGTCTGCCGGCGTGGTCCGAGGGTCATCCACTCTCGCACGCCGCGAACCACATCATCGCGGGCATGGTCCGCAAGGTCGGCGGGTTCACCTTCCAGGAGCTGAACCTCACGATGGAGGACATCCGCGACACCGGTGCCGTCGGCGCCGACCTGTCGTACGACTTCATCGGACGCCCGGGCTACCACCACGCCCTCGCCACCGGTCAGACCGAGTTCCTGCGCCTGGCGCTCACGTCCTCGCTCGCGCTCGGGGTCGCGCCGGTGCAGCTCGTGCACGGCCTGCAGAACCACGACGAGCTCACCTACGAGCTCGTGCACTGGGCGACGCGGCACGCCGAGGAGGAGTACGGCTTCCGCGGCGACGTCATCACGGGCGCCGACCTCGCCGAGGTCGTCCGCGCCGAGCTGACCGAGAAGCTGGTGGATGCCGGTGACTACAACCGCGTGTTCACGCAGAACGGCATCGCCTGCACGACGACGTCGCTCATCGCGGCGACCCGCGGCATCCCGACCCTCGACGACATCACCGAGGCGGAGGTGCCCGCCATCCGCGACGCGCACCTGCTGCTCTCGGCCTACAACGCCTGGCAGCCGGGGGTGTTCGCCCTGTCGGGCTGGGACCTCGTCGGCATGCTGACGCTCCCCGGCGACGAGGTGGCCGACCTGATCCGCGTGGGCGACACCCGCTGGATCGAGCGCGGTGCGCACGACCTCCTCGACGTCGACCCCGCCGCCACACGCTCGATCTCGGGCATGCCGCGCGGGCGCGCCCTGTACGGGCCGCTCCCCGCCCAGCTCGAGGACCCCGAGTCGTTCGCCTCGAAGCTGTCGGCGATCCTCGACCTGCGTCGCGAGTACGGCATCGCGACGGCGTCGGCCGTCGACATCCCCGAGGTCGCGCACGCGGGCATGCTTGTGCTCGTCCACCGTCTCGACGAGGGGATGCCGGAGGCCGACGCCCCTCTCCAGGTGACCGTCCTCAACTTCTCGCCCGAGCCGATCGAGGGCACCGTTCGGTCGGAGCACCTGACTGCGCAGAGCGACGTCCTCGACGCTGCGCAGGGCGAGGTCATCGGCCGGGTCGACGACCTGCAGAGCTTCTCGGTGTCACTGCCCGCCTACGGCGCGCGGTTCCTCGTCCTGCAGCCGCAGGTCGAAGAGGACTGA